In one window of Spirochaetaceae bacterium DNA:
- a CDS encoding type II toxin-antitoxin system prevent-host-death family antitoxin yields MYNIAVRNKSVMIYETTYSNARAHLAALMDQVTDTREPVLIRRRGAEPVALVAADELAGWMETAYLLRSPKNAQRLTDANRRAVAEEGTPLTVKELRERLGLDGA; encoded by the coding sequence TTGTACAACATTGCTGTACGGAACAAATCTGTGATGATTTACGAAACGACCTACAGCAACGCGCGCGCCCACCTTGCGGCGCTGATGGACCAAGTGACGGACACCCGCGAGCCGGTCCTGATTCGCAGGCGCGGTGCGGAGCCGGTCGCGCTGGTCGCGGCCGATGAACTCGCCGGCTGGATGGAGACCGCCTACCTGCTTCGTTCGCCGAAGAACGCGCAACGCCTGACCGACGCCAACCGCCGTGCGGTCGCGGAGGAAGGCACTCCTCTGACTGTCAAAGAACTACGCGAACGGCTCGGCCTCGACGGCGCGTGA
- a CDS encoding Txe/YoeB family addiction module toxin — protein MTERRRDALFDRNCLDDLVYWVRTDRRQALRILRLVEAVIRDPFDGPGKPEPLRGQLAGAWSRRIDQEHRLVYRVEDRSVRFLAARYHY, from the coding sequence GTGACGGAGCGCCGCCGGGATGCGCTGTTCGACCGGAATTGCCTCGATGACCTGGTGTATTGGGTTCGCACCGACCGGAGGCAGGCGCTCCGCATCCTCAGACTGGTCGAAGCGGTAATCCGGGATCCCTTCGACGGCCCGGGCAAACCGGAGCCGCTCCGCGGGCAGCTTGCCGGCGCATGGTCGCGGCGCATCGATCAGGAACATCGCCTGGTCTATCGGGTCGAGGATCGTAGCGTGCGCTTCCTCGCGGCCCGCTACCATTACTGA